In Mustela nigripes isolate SB6536 chromosome 12, MUSNIG.SB6536, whole genome shotgun sequence, one DNA window encodes the following:
- the ZNF354B gene encoding zinc finger protein 354B: MAIGPREATSHVSVTFEDVAVLFTRDEWRKLGPSQRNVYQEVMLENYSNLVSLGLLFSKPRVISLLQQGEDPWKVEKESPGGPSLGCKSSPKTTKSTQTQDSSFQGLRRKRLKRHEPWSFLSEKPCIYEDRLKKQKDKNESLQIISITHTKILPVERSHKNSNFGQNFSLKSVFVKQQRVARERTPSKYEIQRNSFKQNSNLLSQPKIKTAEKRYKCNICEKAFIHNSSLRKHQKNHTGEKLFKCKECLKAFSQSSALIQHQRTHTGEKPYICKECGKAFSHSASLCKHLRIHTVEKSYRCKECGKSFSRRSGLFIHQKIHARENPHRYNPGRKAASTSLPGCQRIHLRKKSYLCNECGNTFKSSSSLRYHQRIHTGEKPFKCSECGRAFSQSASLIQHERIHTGEKPYRCNECGKGFTSISRLNRHRIIHTGEKLYNCNECGKALSSHSTLIIHERIHTGEKPCKCKVCGKAFRQSSALIQHQRMHTGERPYKCNECGKTFRCNSSLSNHQRIHTGEKPYRCLECGISFGQSAALIQHQRIHTGEKPFECNTCGKTFRQSSSLIAHQRIHTGEKPYECNACGKLFSQRSSLTNHYKIHIEEDSLKVDLHV; this comes from the exons GTGTCGGTGACCTTCGAGGATGTGGCTGTGCTCTTTACACGGGATGAGTGGAGGAAGCTGGGTCCTTCTCAGAGAAACGTGTACCAGGAAGTGATGCTGGAGAACTACAGTAACCTGGTCTCACTGG GACTCCTGTTTTCCAAACCAAGAGTGATCTCCCTGTTGCAGCAAGGAGAAGATCCCTGGAAGGTAGAGAAAGAAAGTCCTGGAGGCCCCTCTCTAG gatgtaAGAGCAGTCCTAAAACTACAAAGTCAACTCAAACCCAAGATTCATCATTTCAGGGGCTAAGAAGGAAAAGACTCAAAAGGCATGAACCCTGGAGTTTCCTATCAGAAAAACCCTGTATATATGAAGAcagattaaagaaacaaaaggacaaaaatgaaagttTACAAATAATTTCAATCACCCATACAAAAATCCTCCCTGTAGAAAGAAGCCATAAAAATAGCAACTTTGGCCAAAATTTCAGCCTGAAATCAGTCTTTGTTAAGCAACAGAGGGTTGCTAGAGAAAGAACACcctcaaaatatgaaatacaaagaaatagctTCAAGCAGAATTCAAACTTACTTAGCCAACCAAAAATCAAAACAGCAGAAAAGCGgtataaatgtaatatatgtgAAAAAGCCTTCATTCACAATTCTTCCCTTCGTAAACACCAGAAAAACCACACTggagagaaattatttaaatgtaaggAATGTTTGAAAGCTTTCAGCCAAAGTTCGGCTCTTATTCAGCATCAAagaactcatactggagagaaaccctacatctgtaaagaatgtgggaaagCTTTCAGCCACAGTGCATCGCTCTGCAAACATCTAAGAATCCACACTGTGGAGAAATCCTATCGATGTAAAGAATGTGGTAAATCCTTCAGCAGAAGGTCTGGCCTTTTTATACATCAAAAAATCCACGCTCGAGAAAATCCCCATAGATACAATCCAGGTAGGAAGGCAGCCAGCACATCCCTTCCTGGATGTCAGAGAATTCACCTCAGAAAGAAATCCTATTTATGTAATGAATGCGGCAACACCTTTAAGTCAAGCTCATCCCTTCGTTATCATCAGAGGATTCACACGGGAGAGAAACCTTTtaagtgcagtgaatgtgggagaGCCTTCAGTCAGAGCGCGTCTCTTATCCAGCACGAAagaattcacactggagaaaagccCTATCGATGTAACGAATGTGGAAAAGGTTTTACTTCTATTTCACGACTTAACAGACACCGGATAATTCATACCGGTGAGAAACTGTATAACTGTAACGAGTGTGGTAAAGCCTTAAGTTCCCACTCGACACTTATCATTCATGAAAGAATTCACACTGGCGAGAAACCGTGTAAATGCAAAGTGTGTGGGAAAGCCTTCCGACAGAGTTCAGCTCTCATTCAGCATCAGAGGATGCATACCGGAGAAAGACCCTACAAATGCAATGAGTGTGGGAAAACATTCAGGTGTAACTCATCCCTTAGCAACCATCAGAGAATccatacaggagagaaaccataCCGGTGTCTGGAATGTGGGATCTCTTTTGGCCAAAGTGCAGCTCTTATTCAGCATCAAAGGATTCACACAGGAGAAAAGCCCTTCGAATGTAACACGTGTGGGAAGACTTTTAGACAGAGCTCATCACTTATTgcacatcagagaattcatactggagagaaaccctatgaatgtaatgCATGTGGGAAACTGTTCAGCCAGAGGTCATCCCTTACTAATCATTATAAAATTCACATTGAAGAGGATTCCTTGAAAGTAGATTTGCATGTGTGA